The nucleotide sequence aggaattgaatgactactaaccctagcttttaatctTGAATTAGTAATTctgtttaattcaacataggaacctagagatagaaAATTGAGAGTTATGATTTATGAATTAACGTCCTCACCATGCTTCCgcagttattcaatcggtttaagagattaaaaggttataacttaggaaagggttttgagtcaagagattgatcaaaaccacTTAGTTAATCCGTCGTAAAGCTAGGTTAATTTcttgagagagaagagaggcaAATTACTCACAGTGAGCAATAGAGGATTCGAAAGGTTTGATCATCTGTTTTaatccaattatcaaaccattttattttctattattactttttattgCAAGCAAATCCAACTGCCTAGGGcaagaaaataatttacacatcctaaataATAAACTTTACTGCCAAGTTGAGGTTAACACAGTCcttgtgggaacgatatttttactacttcgatagttatTGGTAGACTTGCCAATTATCTATCACAACCAAATTAGAAATAAGAGAAGTACAAAGAATACTTAACTCATAATTTGGGAAAAGTATAAGGGGGTAATTTACCCCGTAAAAAATCAAACTCTAACTTAAGTATTTAAACTAAGATGAGGGTTTGAGTACCATTCATAATACAAATACggtctccttttttttttttagcaagaaaCCATCTCCAAGATGTTACTTTGATATCTTCTACAATCTCTTCCAACCCCGCAATCTTTGAGAAGAAAATAACATCATTTTGCGCTTTTCAAATCTTCAACAATGTTGTCATGCAAGATAAGTGTTAAGACCTTACggtgtttttttaataaaaaagaagataaatgatCTAGGAGGGAAACCACATTTTAGGGTAGAATGACCCCGTTACAATCCATTTAAAAATCGAATATCATATTTCCGCAACAAAGTTACATCTGCAAAACAAGTGATCATTTACCTCTTGAATCCTCAAACACCACACACAATCCAAACTAACTCCATTCACTAACACTCCTCTTTTAGATACATTTGAGCGAATCCGGAGTCTACCAAGAATTACTTGCCAAGAGAAATTATCAATGTGGAAAGTTATATTTAAAAtcatgcaaaaaataaataaagagagtGATGGGATAAATGAGTGATGTAATAGGAAGAgagagtaaaaaaaatgaagtgttgaatGTGTATTTATAAATAAAGGGTGTCTAATTAAATATAAGGATTATACCAATATTATGAATGATGTTTGGATcttataaaagatatatatgtTCTATCACAAGGGGAGCCCGAGGATCGTGCACATTGGATAAGAACAATTATACAAGTGAGTTGAACACAACTCGATACGCCACATGAACACCTTTGATCACCATGAAGAGTACTTTTGGCACAAAGAGTCAATCGAACTTGTCGAACTTCGGCTCTAATATACTGTTAGGCCAGAAGGGAAAGCACAATGATCATCCACGTTGAACTAAGAGCAACCGCATAAGTGAATTGGACACCATATATCTCTATCCAAAACTTTATGATGTTGGATTTATGGATTCTCTCACTTTTAAATGTCAAACTTCTACCTTTTCAAATGACTTCTAATTCACACTTACAATAAAGTATAAATATGTCAGAAGATATATGGGAGGTGTGATGTATCATGTTCCTTCCTAATCCCTTAAAATAGTTGATATTTTAGTTTGATCGCTTTTATGTGCATTCTCTATAGATAACAAATCCCTTAAAATAATGGATATTTCATCTAAAGCTAGGACATGAAGCTGTCACATTGTCCGATCCGAGAATTCTTTTATACTTTGCATATGTATTAGGATATGTATATGCATATGCATCATTGACCCTTAATAATACTACtaatatgttaattattgatcATTGTATGTATGCATATATAAATTGATATTCCAACCATTCGTTCACTCACCAACCCTACACTCGTCCAGTAATTAATGCAGAATTTGATAATACAAAACTAAATGACAAGGACTATAATGGCCATAAACGAAACTCCATCAACATGCACATGGCCTTGTTCCCTTCCCacacttgaaaaaaattaatacattttCCTCATCCAGCCGAGACATTGATTATTTTGCtgtatacaaattaattaaaacatatactaaatatattaaaataaaaaagaatctcTTTCAGGAAATAAAATATGCATTAAAATTCAaagtatataataatatatatatagcacaCAACAAACATGACAGCATGGAAGCAatcacataataataataattaaacaaggCAAACTACAATAGTATATAGGTGGTTAAGTTTATTGCTTCTTGTcgattacaaatacttaaaattaaagtttgaaTCTATATacgaacaaaacaaaaacagtgAAGACACATCCAAACTAACACTCCAATCCACAGGTAGTGCTTCATATATCTTTTCATATAGGTCCACTTTGGTACGGGACTTCGATATAGGAGGATATGATATGTATTTAGACCAAATTCAGCTTCGGTTTTTGCATTTCTCCATTGCTCTTGGTGCTGAAATGTACATAAAAAAGATGCCAATAAGTTAGAATAAATAGCCACAAAATGACACGCACACAAGGGGGGACTCAAGGGTGTGAATGAATTATATATAGTACAAGTAAAACATTtagtaatttttaataattttatgttaCCAAAAAAgcttataataattttaaatatataattccaactatttaatcatatttgCATTATGTTGGTCATGTGTACACAACTAGTCTTGATAATTTAGATATTTGAAGGTACGTAATTATTTAATAgtaaatacatatttaaaataaaattatgaaatgaaGTATATATCAAGACAAGTAGTTTAAACCTGTTAAAAAAAGACAAGtagtttaaaaattacattaagtTTCATGAACTTCATTTCCATCTAAGATTTTCATCAAttcaatgatttattttttgttggtctTAAGGATTAATTTTAGGTTCTACTTAATGCTATTGAAAAATATTAGTGCATAGTGGTTGGTGCATAGAGTCTAGTAATTTTGACACTAGCTAAGTTCAATTCATACTTATAAAAGAATTAGTAATTCCAAAATATTGATGCAAGATATATAGAAAGATGCATACCAAGTCCAATAGCTTCTGATCCTTTCATTATGCGAAGACGCTTGCATGATCCAAcaaacatccttcaaaaaattaaataatcaatGTTAATTTCATGGAtgtgtaaatatatatatggttgGTAAATTAATGATTGTAGTATATAGTAGCTGGAGATGGAGGTTGGATGAGGTATATAGGAACTTACTCCCATGGGACATCTCCCACGAGCATCCAGTCGCCATCCTTATCTTCATAGGTTGGCACATACTCAGAGCTGTTAAGAAGATCCATCAACTTGCTCTCATTCATGAAGTCTATCATTCCTTGGGCCCCATAGTTAcctataatatataaattaatcacTCAAATTAATCATCAATCTAGAATGTAACAATCCCAAGATGATAATAATTAATCTAACTAGCACATGCATCCTCAACTATCGCCATGCATCCATCAAGATCTAAAAccttataataatattttttttgttgtgatgATGGTCTTCAATATACTATATACtggtttatttataaaatatatcaaatagcTAGGTATGGATTTTAGGAAGAAAGTTTACTATTTGTGATTTTACGCGACTCGAGAGATTAATCTTTCAGCATTCTGGACGgcacatatatattaatattacaaaTACAAGTATAGAAGATTTTTAATGTACTAGTAATTAATTACCAGTGGTGAAGGAGCTGAACATTTTGGCTAAGGCATCAGATAAATCTTTGTAGGTTTTGTACATTGTCAAGTCAACCTTACGAAGGTAAGGTGCTCCATCCATGGAAACCTTAACAAAAGCAGCAGCAGTAGTGTTACTTGTTGTCTTCTCAGTGTCCTCAGTATTGTTAACCTTTTGTGCCATCATGTTCTTCCTGTATGACCTCACTGGTGGCCAACCAACTACTTGAGCCctgaaatattattaatataatattcatttcaaATCCCTATAAATCTCAATTATTCTTTTCTCTCTAAGGCTTAAAATATTGCATAAAATTTGGAAACTCGTATACACATGCAAACTATAAACTATATACTGCACCTCTAAGaaaacatatattattaatttgaagaaaaatggaaatagaaaagaaaaagagaacatCATAATTACAAGCATTTGTGGGTTAGAGAACTCTttatatttcaattaataaaaaatttgcttataaaaaacaatataagatattgcatatatcaacttatcactttttTTCTATCTTCCATTTGTGTTTGAGAATCCATAATGCTTGTTTagtaaattatgtttttaaacAACAAAGTACAATATGAAAAAACGATATTAAGAGTACTCCAACTCATATACAAATAGTATACAGTTAAgtgtaataatatttgtacaaccataattttttttttctcttcttattagtcgaaaaaaaaagaaagagaaaaaagaagagatgaaGTAATAACATAACGTGAGTAAGAGAgggaaaattgtcaaaaaattatcacagaagagttgtacaaatatcatttcttatagttaaatatgtgcTTGTTTAGTAAATGTTCTTTTGGTGTTCAAAAAGTGAAATCTATAATGCTAGATCCAAGaaagttataaaataaaaaaaactaggcAAGAAAGCATGCAGGTACTTTTAATTGGGGAAACTTACTTAGCTGGTGGCTTAGCAGGGTCCTTAAGGAGGGTCTTCTCCTTTGAAGCACTCTTCTCATTCAGATCTTCCTTGGTTTGAAGATTAAGCTTCAGATCAACTGTCTCAGAGAAACCTCTCTTTCCAGAAGCCCTTGGAGTTTCCACCTCAGAGCCACCTCCACCGCCGCCGCCGCCACCACCAGGCAGACCCAGACAAAGCTCAGTCTCCTTCAGGTTCAAACCATGCCCCATAGTAGCCATATTCTTTTTGGCTAGCTTCTCAATGAAATACAAAGCTTAGAAGAATAAGAAGATTGTAGAATATAATTGAAAAGATATAATATTGactctttttacttttttttctctctatgaAACTGAAAATGTGTATGATGTTTCTCCTTAAGGGTGTGTCCTCTTGTATTATAATGCACCTTGGTTTGGCTATatagaaatagagaagagagagaaaatgatagcCCCCTCAATAATATAAGTTAATTGAGAAACTTTGTGTTTGTGGCTGCATGCGAATTTCACATCATGCTAGGGACCAGTTGCATGTTGACACGTGGAGATATATGAAACCGTTGATCTTTAACCGACTATGATAAATgaatgataataattttttcatatgCAAACGGGATTTCAGGTACCTGCTCAAATGGCTGTCTCCccaataaacaaattttgtatgTAATTTTCAAATCACATGCATGCCACTTGGGTTTGTTAGTTTTCCATCTTCTATTGTCCTCTCATTTGTGGACTTGTTACTTTGTTTAGTTATCTAAAACAGTGACATTTTATTTCTATGTCTTGAGAGTACatgtaaatttcatttttatagaTACTTGGCAAACAATAATGCTTTGCAGTCATTGCTCAAATAATTGAAACGAATTTTGAGTTTGCCTACCCTTTTTTAATGTAAGTTATTATTCAATTGTGCTTTATGTACCAGACATTAATTGgtggaattttaattttttatttagatgATTAATCTTTGATTGTTTAGATATAATGTCaagtccttttaaaaaaaaagatataatggCAAGTgtcttaaaattattttctaagtagcaatgataaattttaatatacaatttttCCGGATTAAGCCAAGAACAAATCCGTTCAAAAAATCCACAATCCGAACCATGGACCTCATCATATATTCATGGACGGATATGGATTCCTTGCAGTGGGGGAATAACGCAGTCACACAATCAAGACGATGAAGTCCGTATGATTGAGATAGGAAGATGTAGATTAAACGTTTtagtaaataaacaaaaactattATAATTGATCGGACGACTATGATCACGTTACCGTCACCATTTAATTACAGGTAATCCATTTCATGATCGGACGACTATGATCACGTTACCGTCACCATTTGACTACAGGTAATCAATTCAACTAAACGCAAGATGACATCCAATGATCAAATCAAGACCTAATGATCCAATAAAAAAcacgaaatttttaaaaagagtCATCCTCTATTAAAATGAGTCATCATTTTCATGTTTAGGTTTTCCAACAGAAAATAAATCGTAGGTATACTTAAAACTAAACAAACAACCTGAATATCAATGAACCTTTACCTACGGACAATTGAcatttaatgacaatttttgtCTGTCACTAGAAatcatctttttgtttttgaaaaattggacctcaacagttttttttttctgtcacTAGCTAGAAATCCTGAACTTGAGCGTTGGAGTCCTAGAAGATACATTAAATTCCCTTCAAAGAACACTCATCGTTGTCTTCACGTCCGTACAAGGTCATTGGCATCGTCTATGGAAACAAGGTCTAAGCCACACACGATGGTTGACATACcctttatttattgttattatttgttttaatagCAAACTGAagaattattttgaagaaagagagaaataaatataattaagtggTTCTAGATCTACACAATGTAATGAAGTACAATAATGACAGACCCTTACTTCCTTAGCATCAGTTGAGGGTTACCGATCAGGTACACTAGAAAGTCTAACATTACTTAAAAATCAAAGTTAAAAGTAATTTATAAAATCACTCTAACGAGACATCTTTTACAAACAAACTATAATGACTCGCATAAGGTCCAAAATAGACAACACCTCAAACATATAGTGTTGTAGACTTGATGTTGGAATACAATTGCAAATATAATAGCCACTCCATTccaaattgaaaagagaaagaagtaGAAAAAGAGCACAAGcaaataaccttttttttttttcttttttttgacattttaatcaCCCACGtataaaatgttaacaagtaaaGAGCAATCTTAAAggctttattcaaaaaaaaaaagtaaagagcAACCATATAAAGGCTATCACGGGGCATGTATATAATTTAAGTAACCCTTCATGTTGGCTGTTAAAGTTCGtacatttttaattattgtaataTCAGTTTTCAAAGCTCTCTTTGCAAATACTAGCAGGAAAAAAAACGAATACATTTGTGTttatctctgttttttttttttgaaaactcggtatccgatcaaAGAATCGATAAATTTGAGGGGATcaatcccaccgtccacttACGGaggccccgtttaaagccagaacAAACTCTGTATGGACTTAACCCACCGAAATTGAtaccagagggaatcgaacctgagacctctggaggagcaaactccaagatcccaagccaaccctAAATGGATTATTTGTGTTTATCTATATGCttttcttttgtgtttgatttgtttgttgaattttgtaatatctatattatttaaattcatttaaattttaGCTTTAATATCTATGTTGTgggttttaaaatttattttgaaaaacagatATTTactcatgaaaaagaaaaaagtaaaattgaacaaaaaatattCAACTAAAAGTACTTTATGGTATAGAttattacaacaatcaatgatggtgatgatggccTAAAAGGCAATAATGGTGGTCGTGATGATTCAACAATAATAGCAGTTAATGATGGTGAGTGATAGTAGCCATTGGCGATAGTGATGAGAACTTTGACTCTCTTCAGATAAAAATTGTATAGATACCAAAAGTTGTGCCAAGAGAAGAATACGtgttcattttttatgtagtgatatgtaattattttgatgaattaCTTAAGGATTTTAAATAGATTTGGGTTGGGGGAGGGagcatgataaaaaaattgttttctaggATCGGTGGTTGAACAACATTGTATATCttcaaaatatgtaattttttttacttattgtAATAGGCTTCGAGTATCTCTTGTAttcgttttaataaaaatcttgCTTATAAAATAAGGTAAATTATATGGTACATCTAAAAATTTGAGTATATTGGTACACTCAATCaacaaattaatagttaaatgtgttattttttgaagagaaaaattgttttccatcacctataattataataattaaatcttattaaccaaaaacgtcgacgaaataaaatttaatttttttgagtttttagtactcataatagagaattttgattgctttttacaataaaatgtaaaaaaaattagaattagtatttttatttttttttgagagaattaaATCTATAGCATTTCATTCATCAATATGTGTTCAATACAATATGGTATTTCTACCACTATTTGGGAACTAGCTGATAACAAGGCCGCTTTTGCTAAGTTATGAGCAACCTCGTTTGCTTGTCTCCGCACAAACTCGACACGTGAGTTTACATAAAAATTGCTACAGAGAGATTTACAATGTTCAATAATATTCCCAAATTCAGTGACATCACAATTTAGGGAATTAAAGCCATCAACCACTCTCTTCGCATCCAACTCAAAATCCACAGGTCCTAAGCTTAAATTATGCATCCAATCTAAAGCAGCCAAAAGCCCTAAAGCTTCACCAATGTGCACCTCGCAAATGGGGCTGAAACGTACTTGTTTAGCCAGAACAAAAGTATCATTT is from Medicago truncatula cultivar Jemalong A17 chromosome 1, MtrunA17r5.0-ANR, whole genome shotgun sequence and encodes:
- the LOC11420300 gene encoding auxin-responsive protein IAA14; amino-acid sequence: MATMGHGLNLKETELCLGLPGGGGGGGGGGSEVETPRASGKRGFSETVDLKLNLQTKEDLNEKSASKEKTLLKDPAKPPAKAQVVGWPPVRSYRKNMMAQKVNNTEDTEKTTSNTTAAAFVKVSMDGAPYLRKVDLTMYKTYKDLSDALAKMFSSFTTGNYGAQGMIDFMNESKLMDLLNSSEYVPTYEDKDGDWMLVGDVPWEMFVGSCKRLRIMKGSEAIGLAPRAMEKCKNRS
- the LOC112418616 gene encoding uncharacterized protein — translated: MWNGFPAVSNFFNNQQNADGVIFSSLQVLASEEAAMFCCILWSIWMQRNNKIWNEVVDAQVFVFDRAKTMLQDWKSAKLIRGASSTHQQRAHNVKWVKPSPGRFKCNIDASFSEVSNMVRIGMCIRDENDTFVLAKQVRFSPICEVHIGEALGLLAALDWMHNLSLGPVDFELDAKRVVDGFNSLNCDVTEFGNIIEHCKSLCSNFYVNSRVEFVRRQANEVAHNLAKAALLSASSQIVVEIPYCIEHILMNEML